Proteins from a single region of Paenibacillus sp. BIHB 4019:
- a CDS encoding response regulator transcription factor — protein MSVKGIKLLLVDDEPHIVQFLELGLLNEGADVRTASNGEEAIMVASDFRPHVVILDVMMPGMNGFEVCQALKATGDNIAIIMLTAKDETQDRVKGLRIGADDYVIKPFSFEELLARIQARLRNQFPNLLGEVVYGPFRIDDLRKELSYMDQVLELSPTEYELLKFIVMNNGIVLSKALILDKVWGYHFGGEENIVEVYIRSLREKLQDKEHRLIRTLRGSGYRMDLP, from the coding sequence ATGTCGGTAAAAGGAATTAAGCTGCTGCTTGTTGATGACGAGCCCCATATCGTGCAGTTTTTGGAGCTTGGCCTGTTGAATGAAGGCGCGGATGTTCGGACAGCCAGCAATGGCGAGGAAGCGATTATGGTCGCTAGCGACTTTAGGCCCCATGTTGTCATTTTGGATGTGATGATGCCGGGCATGAACGGCTTTGAAGTTTGCCAGGCGCTTAAAGCAACGGGCGATAATATCGCCATTATTATGCTGACTGCCAAAGATGAAACGCAGGATCGCGTGAAAGGGCTGCGCATTGGTGCTGACGATTATGTCATTAAGCCGTTCAGCTTTGAGGAATTGCTTGCCCGCATTCAAGCGAGGCTTCGCAATCAGTTTCCGAATTTGCTCGGGGAAGTCGTATACGGACCGTTCCGCATCGACGATTTGCGCAAAGAGCTGTCGTACATGGATCAAGTGCTGGAGCTGTCGCCTACCGAATATGAGCTGCTGAAATTTATTGTAATGAACAACGGCATTGTGCTGAGCAAGGCGCTTATTTTGGACAAAGTATGGGGCTATCATTTTGGCGGCGAGGAAAATATCGTTGAGGTGTACATTCGTTCGCTGCGCGAAAAGCTGCAGGACAAGGAGCACCGGCTTATTCGCACGCTGCGCGGCTCTGGCTACCGTATGGATTTGCCATGA
- a CDS encoding S-layer homology domain-containing protein, with protein sequence MNRGYVKHFSRKLWIWSIIISMVVLPVSGVSAQAENWSQYAKLGITMNDKLGSFNLPVSVSVYGSNSVYVADSNNHRIQRLNVSTGEWSEWKKIGGGAGSGFGEFNTPSGVAVDGSGNVYVADTNNHRIQKLDASTNTWSSWSKADGSSGSGLGEFKSPRGVDVDPNGNVYVADTDNHRIQKLDVSTNTWSEWKKSGGGSGTNLGQFNFPRGVTVDGGGNVYVADSRNNRIQKLDFSTVPTGEWKLVGGTLGSGVGQFKNLSDVTLDTSGNIYVADTGNHRIQMLDVSTNSWSEWKKSGGGPGSELGEFRNPYGVAVNESGEVYAADSENHRIQKLDGTAGNWSNWGYVGAVAGDGLGEFAGVTGVATDDEGNVYAADYNNHRIQKQDALTGTWSAWGKIGGGSGIGLGEFENPTGVAVDSNGNVYAADRYNHRIQRLDVGTGMWSQWGKAGGGQGSGPGEFEYPGSVAVDNDGNVYVADTNNFRIQKLEASTGTWRTVGGGIGRSAIGEFNYPFGVAVDRNKNIYVSDTDNHRIQKLDISKGEWEEVGNGEGSGLGEFYEPHGLTVDANGDIYVADLGNHRIQKLDITNGVWSEWSKSGGAEGSSLGEFSSPTGVAIDRSEKIYVADFGNNRIQKWVYAAPSAPINAAATAGNGEATISFAVPSTDGGSVITGYTVTANPGGLTAIGSGSPIKMTGLTNGQSYTFTVIASNRSGDSPSSVATNAVTPMTYPDEPTGVTATAGNGEATVSFIAPSSDGGSAITGYTVTSNPGGVTANGTGSPIKVTGLTNDTAYTFTVIAINEVGNSAASTASVAVIPQSAPINNGGGSSPSQPAPSTAPEAGPSGSFVLINGKSQNLGSAKVTKVDSQTVTTITVDQKKLESLLAAEAHSAVVTIQSKANSDVIIAELNGQIIHELESRQAVLELQTDKAIYRLPALQIDIGAIADQFGKSIALENIRFQIEIAVPKEPLKWTHDESAGGKIAFVVPQLDFSVRAIYLNESINVSEFDAYVERSIAIPAGVDASKMTTGVVIEADGTLRHVPTKIVVRDGVSYAKVSSLTNSVYSLIWHPLAFKDAEGHWAKQAVNDLGSRLIVKGDANGMFNPNQEVTRAEFAAILIRALGLQPKVQGTSFVDVAPNSWFAGDLGTASHYRLISGFGDGTMRPNDKMTREQAMTLLARAMLLTKLKEKTSPAAGQALDAFTDKGAVSSWAKEGIIDSLSYGLVTGRNGNELAPDAFITRAEVAVLVQKLLSKSDLI encoded by the coding sequence ATGAATAGGGGATACGTCAAGCATTTTTCAAGAAAATTATGGATATGGAGCATAATCATCTCAATGGTTGTGCTTCCTGTATCGGGAGTTTCAGCGCAAGCCGAAAATTGGAGTCAGTATGCGAAGCTTGGTATAACGATGAATGACAAGCTAGGTTCTTTTAATCTGCCCGTTAGCGTTTCGGTATATGGCAGTAATAGCGTATACGTTGCCGATTCGAACAACCATCGCATCCAGAGGCTGAATGTGTCTACGGGAGAATGGAGCGAGTGGAAGAAGATCGGCGGCGGGGCGGGAAGTGGATTCGGGGAGTTCAATACCCCGTCAGGCGTTGCAGTAGATGGCAGCGGCAATGTTTATGTAGCGGATACTAATAACCACCGCATTCAGAAATTGGATGCATCGACGAATACGTGGAGCTCATGGTCGAAGGCTGATGGAAGCTCGGGAAGCGGCCTGGGGGAATTTAAATCGCCTAGAGGCGTGGACGTTGACCCCAATGGAAACGTCTATGTAGCGGATACTGACAATCATCGCATTCAGAAGCTGGATGTTTCGACGAATACGTGGAGCGAATGGAAGAAGAGCGGCGGCGGTTCGGGAACTAATCTGGGCCAGTTTAATTTTCCAAGAGGAGTTACGGTAGACGGGGGCGGTAATGTGTATGTAGCTGACTCTCGGAACAACCGCATTCAGAAGCTGGATTTCTCGACTGTTCCAACAGGCGAGTGGAAGCTGGTCGGCGGGACGCTAGGAAGCGGTGTTGGTCAGTTTAAAAATCTATCCGATGTCACACTGGATACTAGCGGGAATATTTACGTAGCTGATACGGGAAATCACCGGATTCAGATGCTGGATGTTTCTACAAATTCGTGGAGCGAGTGGAAGAAGAGCGGCGGTGGCCCTGGAAGCGAATTAGGCGAGTTTAGGAATCCATACGGCGTAGCGGTAAACGAAAGTGGCGAGGTTTATGCAGCCGATAGCGAAAATCACCGGATTCAGAAGCTGGATGGGACGGCAGGCAATTGGAGCAACTGGGGTTATGTGGGGGCGGTCGCAGGCGATGGCCTTGGCGAATTTGCTGGTGTAACGGGAGTCGCGACAGATGATGAAGGCAATGTATACGCGGCAGACTACAACAACCATCGCATTCAGAAACAGGATGCGCTTACGGGGACATGGAGCGCGTGGGGGAAAATAGGCGGTGGCTCGGGTATTGGGCTGGGCGAATTTGAGAATCCGACTGGCGTAGCTGTCGATAGCAATGGAAACGTCTATGCAGCTGACCGTTACAATCACCGGATTCAGAGGCTGGACGTAGGGACAGGAATGTGGAGCCAGTGGGGAAAAGCAGGCGGAGGCCAGGGGAGCGGTCCTGGGGAATTTGAATACCCGGGCAGCGTTGCAGTAGACAACGACGGTAATGTCTATGTTGCCGATACGAATAACTTCCGCATTCAGAAGCTGGAGGCCTCTACCGGAACATGGAGAACCGTAGGCGGGGGAATCGGTAGAAGCGCAATAGGCGAGTTTAATTATCCTTTTGGTGTTGCGGTAGACAGAAACAAAAATATTTACGTTTCCGATACGGACAACCACCGCATCCAGAAGCTGGACATCTCCAAAGGCGAATGGGAGGAGGTTGGAAACGGTGAAGGCAGCGGCTTGGGAGAGTTTTACGAGCCGCATGGATTGACGGTAGACGCAAATGGCGATATCTACGTTGCAGACTTGGGCAATCATCGCATTCAGAAGCTGGATATAACGAATGGTGTGTGGAGCGAATGGTCAAAGAGCGGAGGCGCGGAAGGCAGCAGCCTTGGCGAATTTAGCAGCCCGACCGGTGTGGCGATTGACCGAAGTGAAAAAATATATGTAGCTGATTTCGGCAATAATCGGATTCAAAAATGGGTTTATGCTGCTCCGAGCGCTCCTATTAACGCGGCGGCTACGGCAGGCAATGGAGAAGCGACGATTAGCTTCGCTGTGCCATCCACCGATGGGGGCAGCGTGATTACCGGTTATACGGTAACTGCTAATCCAGGCGGGCTGACAGCGATAGGCTCGGGTAGTCCAATCAAAATGACCGGTTTGACGAATGGCCAATCCTACACGTTTACCGTTATTGCATCGAATAGAAGCGGTGATTCCCCTTCGTCGGTGGCAACGAATGCCGTTACGCCAATGACATATCCGGATGAACCGACCGGCGTAACAGCAACGGCAGGAAACGGAGAAGCGACGGTAAGCTTCATTGCGCCTTCCAGCGATGGAGGCAGCGCTATTACGGGCTACACGGTAACGTCTAATCCAGGTGGTGTGACAGCAAACGGTACGGGCAGCCCCATCAAGGTTACCGGCTTAACAAATGACACAGCGTACACCTTTACCGTAATCGCGATTAATGAAGTGGGCAATAGCGCGGCTTCTACTGCGTCAGTTGCTGTAATACCGCAAAGCGCTCCCATTAACAACGGTGGAGGAAGCTCGCCGTCTCAGCCGGCACCTTCAACGGCGCCGGAAGCCGGCCCATCTGGCAGTTTCGTTCTTATTAATGGCAAATCGCAGAACTTGGGATCGGCGAAAGTGACGAAGGTTGATTCCCAGACAGTAACAACGATTACCGTTGATCAGAAAAAGCTGGAAAGCCTGCTTGCAGCAGAGGCTCATTCGGCGGTAGTAACGATACAGTCGAAAGCCAATTCCGATGTGATTATCGCCGAGCTTAATGGGCAAATTATTCATGAATTGGAATCCAGGCAGGCGGTGCTGGAGCTGCAAACGGATAAAGCGATTTATCGTTTGCCGGCGCTGCAAATCGATATCGGGGCCATTGCAGATCAATTTGGCAAGTCGATTGCCTTGGAGAATATTCGCTTTCAGATCGAAATTGCTGTGCCCAAAGAACCGCTTAAGTGGACTCACGATGAGTCTGCTGGAGGCAAGATAGCCTTTGTCGTTCCACAGCTGGACTTTAGCGTGAGAGCCATATATTTGAACGAGAGCATCAATGTAAGTGAGTTCGATGCTTACGTAGAACGCAGTATTGCAATTCCTGCAGGTGTTGATGCGAGCAAAATGACGACGGGGGTTGTAATCGAAGCGGACGGGACGCTGCGCCATGTCCCAACGAAAATAGTAGTACGCGATGGAGTTTCTTATGCTAAGGTGAGCAGCCTGACGAACAGTGTCTATTCCTTAATCTGGCACCCGCTGGCGTTCAAGGATGCAGAGGGACACTGGGCAAAACAAGCGGTTAACGATTTGGGCTCGCGCCTGATCGTTAAAGGGGACGCGAACGGCATGTTTAATCCCAATCAAGAGGTAACCCGAGCGGAGTTCGCGGCGATTCTGATCCGTGCTCTGGGCTTGCAGCCCAAAGTGCAGGGGACGAGCTTCGTCGATGTTGCTCCAAACAGCTGGTTCGCTGGAGATTTGGGCACAGCGTCCCACTATCGCTTAATCAGTGGCTTCGGGGATGGGACGATGCGTCCGAACGATAAAATGACGCGCGAGCAAGCGATGACCCTCCTAGCCCGAGCAATGCTGCTGACGAAATTGAAGGAGAAAACATCGCCAGCAGCAGGGCAGGCGCTGGACGCTTTCACCGACAAAGGTGCGGTATCGAGCTGGGCTAAGGAAGGCATTATCGACAGCTTGAGCTATGGATTAGTAACAGGACGAAACGGAAATGAACTCGCTCCAGACGCATTTATTACCCGAGCGGAAGTGGCTGTTCTCGTTCAGAAGCTGTTGAGCAAATCGGATTTAATTTAG